The genomic segment AAACCTGTCATAGTGATATGACAAGGCGCTGGATACTTACTCTACTTCATGCCTTGTACTTTTATCGGATGGGGGCATAGCTCCTGCGGCGGTGCAGGGAAGGGGGATTTCAGCGCTGAGGAAAAAATCAGTTTGGCCGTAATCTCCCAATATGGCGGCTATGGCGTAGATGCTAATGGAGACGGGAAAGCAGATATGTGGGATCTAGAAGATGCTGTGTTTTCCGCAGCAAATTACCTTGGGAAGAACGGTGCTGCTTCTGGCAATGTTGAAGCTGCCTTATACCAATACAACCACAGCCAGGCATACATTTCCGAAGTCATGAAATACGCTACGCTTTACGTAACGGAAGGCTACGACCCGATTACAATACCGCAACCGGGTAAAGCAGGGTTCAGTCGTCCGGTCAGTGGTCAGGTTACGTCCGGATTTGGTCCGCGTACCCATCCGGTGACTGGCGAAGTAGGCAAGCCCCACGAAGGCGTAGACTTTGCCTGTTCCCTTGGACAGCCGATACCATCATCCAAAGCCGGTAAGGTAATTATGGCCGGTTGGCAAGATGCGAGTAATCCAAGTAAGGGTTACGGCCAGTATGTGCGTGTGGATCATGGGGGCGGGTATGTGACCACCTATGCTCACTTGTCTTCGATTAATGCCCAGGTAGGGGATCAAGTATCTGCAGGAACTGTTATTGGAGGATGTGGATCAACAGGCACTAGCACCGGAAACCATCTACATTTCGAGATCATTATCAACGGCAGAAAGGTAAATCCGTTGCCGTTTGTAGGGGGATAGGAATGTGCTAAATGAAAAGATCATTGTACGGGTAAGGGATCACGTACCTGGATACGAGGGCAAGACTGTAGGTTTTGCCAGACAAGGTGACGTTTTTATTTTCCGCAATCCACTAGGCAATTTGAATGATGCTGAGTATCTGACTTGCTACAAGCTGGGCAGAAGTGACTTTGTAGAGCCGTTCAAGCGCTCTACAGAGCGTCAGTGGATTGAGCAGGAAGAAAAGTACCAAGTCTACCTGAACGAGCTTTCTACGCGATTTATGCCCATTCTGGAAGCCTACTGGCGGGAGGATGGAGCAGATATTGAAAACTATTGGTCTGTGATGGAGAAGCAAGGCATCGAGAGCCATTGCGCGGATCTGATGCTCTTTAATCGGTTTCTATGGCGTAAGGCTCGGGAGCTTGAAGAAAATGAACCGGTGAATGTTCGAAAAATCGATCAGGTATATGAGATGATCAAGGGCATTAGTAAGATATTTGAGGTTCGGGCCGGACGCAGCTCCATAGAAACGGATTCTATATATTTCAAAACAGACGATTCTATTTTCTGGCATGGGTGCTTATAAGGGGGAGAATGTATGTTCAAGGCATATAGGTTTATAGAGTGCGGGGGGAAGTATTTTCCACCTGATCCGGTAGAGACAGCCGCGGAGATATATCAGTACGTCCAAACTCATAAGGAGCATTATCCAGAGATTCGCGTTACTGATCCTAGTGATGAACTTGCTGTTCAAGCGATCAACGGCATTATTGTTTTCCCGAAAAAATGGGCCTTGCTGGAGGTCAAACAAAAATACATCGATGAGCCGGAAAGTTTCGATTCAGGCGCTTTTAAACAGGCTTTAGAGCGTTCGGGGTTCCCTACCGAGTTCAATATAGACTTTACTGTTCTTGCTGCACAGCATTATTTAACGGGGCTGTATGAAGGCACAGAAGGTGAAGAGTAAGCAAAAAAATAAGGCAATTCTCTTAAAGAGAATTGCCTTATTTTTTTGCTTGAAATTTTAATCTATAGTGATTGTTTTATAATAAGCTCGCGTAAATATTTCCTGGCTCTCGATAATCTCTTAGAGGTAGTAGCTTCTGTAAGAGCAATAGATTTCCCGATTTCCTTACAGGTTTTCCCCTCTACATAGAACATTTTGAGCATCACTTGATGATTTAATTTTAATTCCCTAATAGCTTGATAAAGCTGCTGATTCCTCCACTTTACTTCCAATTCAGTTTCAACATCATTAGTCCCAGGAGTATCAAACTCGTACAAAGTAGCAAGGGATGTTAATGTTTGATTTTCTTTAGTTTTTTTTCTTAGAAAATCAATAGTAGTAGTGTAAGCCACTTTTCTGATCCAAGCAGGGATATTTTGTTCTGACTGAAGCTGAGGCCCCTTTATAGTAATTTTAAGGAAACTCTCATGAATTAAATCTTCGGTGAGCGCATGATCTCCAAGCAGAGAATATAAATCTTCATAAATGAATTTGTAATATGATTTGTAGATTTCTTCCTGTTGGTCACTTTCCAATTCTTTCATAGGCCTGCGTAATAAATAAAACCATTTTTTCTTCGTCAATTGGTGTACTCCTTCCAATTTCCTATGTAATGATGGTTCACTGCAAGTACAGATTAAATTATGAGAGTGCTGTAGATCATAGTTTTTTTATATATTATACCTTCGATCTAAAAATATTGGTAGAAAAGGTCAGGATTTGTAAGTTCATGCGTTTTATTTATATAGGCTCTGATCAAGGAGCTTACAATTTTCCTGTACAGTTGTGAATGAATATTTTCAATAGGGGGTAGGTGGTGCAAATTTTTGGGAATTGGAAACATTTCTCATGCTTGGATCGTTTAGAGTATGAAAGCCTGATTTATTGCACACCTGTTCAGGAAATCCACAATAAGGAGGATGGTGTTTTAATATGAAAACAAAGAAAGTACGTATAGGTGTGAAAATTGCCATCGCTGTAATGATGTCAGGCCTTCTCGTTCCATTTAGCGGATTTACTGATGTAACGCATGCCTGGGTTCCCACTGGAGCAAAATGGTCTACTAATCAAGTCAGTAAGTTGAGCTATAATAAAACCGGTTCGAGTTCGGTTAATGATATTTGGAATGAAGCTATCTTTAACTGGAACCAGCAATCGACAAAACCAAACTTTTCAACGCAGACAACATCTAGTCCTAATGTTGAATTTCAAGGTGTACACATAAGCAATACTGACTCTGATGGAAAAGCACAGTGGTATACCGACTCTAACGGAACAACCTATCATTCCTTCGCTTGGATAAACACATACTTTACTAGTGGCTATTCCAGTCTTAAAGCACGTTCCGTAGCATCTCATGAGATCGGGCATGTACTAGGACTTAGCCATGCATCAGGATGTGTTTTGATGAGTGACAACACGCCTACTAGGTATGATACATGTGGCGTTTATACACCTCAATCCGATGATCTAAATGGTATTAATGCTCTTTATTAAAATATAATGGAGGCGATAAATTTGAAATCTTTAAAGGTAATTGTTGGATCAATTGCAGCAGTTGCAGTAATTGCAGGATGTTCTGCGACTCCCTCCCAAGTGAGTCAAAAAACAACTGCTCCAACAACGGAACAAGTATCAGTAAAAAGAAGTGATCCTAAATCTAAGGCTGTCACTGGAGGAACCTCTACGAGTTTGGCATATTCTTATGAGAATTTAGATGAACTTGAAGCAGCTTCGGTAGTCATTGCTGAAGTGAAGATTAAGGATGTTCTTAGCGAAGATGTTGAAAAGGACTCTACATTTTATACTGCTACAATTAAAGACTTGTTAAAGGGCGATGCTGAGGAAAAGGAAGTTACATTAACACAAATTGGTGTGGAAGAAGAACGGGAAAAAACAGGTGAACTCACTATTCAGCGTGATAACCCACTTATGGAGCCGGGTGAAAGTTACGTGTTATTTTTAAAAGCCGGGCAAGATGAAAAGGTTGGCCCACTTTACTATGTAGCTGGTGAGTTTCAGGGAAAATACAAAATTGAAGGAGATAAAGTATTCCCTGTAAATAAAGAGCAAGAAGCGGCTAGAGCTATGGTAGGCGGCCAAGATTTGGCAGCATTTAAAGAAGAAATCAAAAGCATTGTTGCTGAGAATAAACAGTAGAGGTAATTCTATTTTAGTAAAAATACTTGCCCCTAAGCGGTTACT from the Paenibacillus xylanexedens genome contains:
- a CDS encoding M23 family metallopeptidase, encoding MPCTFIGWGHSSCGGAGKGDFSAEEKISLAVISQYGGYGVDANGDGKADMWDLEDAVFSAANYLGKNGAASGNVEAALYQYNHSQAYISEVMKYATLYVTEGYDPITIPQPGKAGFSRPVSGQVTSGFGPRTHPVTGEVGKPHEGVDFACSLGQPIPSSKAGKVIMAGWQDASNPSKGYGQYVRVDHGGGYVTTYAHLSSINAQVGDQVSAGTVIGGCGSTGTSTGNHLHFEIIINGRKVNPLPFVGG
- a CDS encoding RNA polymerase sigma factor; the protein is MTKKKWFYLLRRPMKELESDQQEEIYKSYYKFIYEDLYSLLGDHALTEDLIHESFLKITIKGPQLQSEQNIPAWIRKVAYTTTIDFLRKKTKENQTLTSLATLYEFDTPGTNDVETELEVKWRNQQLYQAIRELKLNHQVMLKMFYVEGKTCKEIGKSIALTEATTSKRLSRARKYLRELIIKQSL
- a CDS encoding M57 family metalloprotease, with the protein product MKTKKVRIGVKIAIAVMMSGLLVPFSGFTDVTHAWVPTGAKWSTNQVSKLSYNKTGSSSVNDIWNEAIFNWNQQSTKPNFSTQTTSSPNVEFQGVHISNTDSDGKAQWYTDSNGTTYHSFAWINTYFTSGYSSLKARSVASHEIGHVLGLSHASGCVLMSDNTPTRYDTCGVYTPQSDDLNGINALY